The following are encoded in a window of Amaranthus tricolor cultivar Red isolate AtriRed21 chromosome 2, ASM2621246v1, whole genome shotgun sequence genomic DNA:
- the LOC130805542 gene encoding uncharacterized protein LOC130805542, producing MKTPKSVKEVQKLIGCVAALGRFMSISAEDAEEAFTEREKNQLPVYYISQAFRGSEGNYSEVEKIFFVVVMASRKLKPYFQPHQIRVRKLKPYFQSHQIRVRTNQPLKKILKGRNHSSHITDWTDQLADFGIEYELRTAIKTQALADFIAESRGPSPTGPDQEWKLYVDRSSTKSASGPGILILSSAGVRMERAVRFEFAASNNEAEYEALILGLNICSEAGARTLSVFSDSQLIVGQVNGEFETKYDIMKMYLQRVKEFVTNFDKFSLIHIPRSDNAQANSLARLASSAETSDARNIIWEVLLNPSISVMVSTIDRSKIWMEPLIKYLQQNILPESENETRILQKKIKANWFEFYDGILYKKSYTHPLLKCVSPEEGNYILREIHEGECGIHQGVRTVINKVLRSGYYWPSLWNDAETLILRCSKCQFFSKVAIKPTSYLTTIQSMLSFDEWGTDLLGPFPQQGVRENS from the exons ATGAAGACCCCTAAATCCGTGAAAGAAGTACAAAAGTTGATAGGATGTGTAGCAGCCTTAGGAAGATTCATGTCCATATCCGCAGAGGATGCAGAAGAAGCATTTA CAGAAAGAGAAAAGAATCAACTCCCAGTATATTATATAAGTCAGGCCTTTCGGGGTTCAGAAGGGAACTATAGTGAAGTGGAAAAAATATTCTTCGTCGTTGTGATGGCAAGTAGGAAGTTAAAGCCCTACTTCCAACCACATCAGATTCGAGTAAGGAAGTTAAAGCCCTACTTCCAATCACATCAGATTCGAGTAAGGACAAACCAGCCTCTGAAGAAGATCTTGAAAGGCAGAAATCATTCAAGCCACATTACTGATTGGACTGATCAACTAGCTGACTTCGGAATAGAATATGAACTACGTACAGCAATCAAAACCCAAGCATTAGCTGATTTCATAGCTGAGAGCAGGGGGCCAAGTCCAACTGGCCCTGATCAAGAATGGAAATTGTATGTAGATAGATCTTCCACTAAGTCTGCAAGTGGACCCGGGATACTTATCCTATCTTCCGCCGGGGTCAGAATGGAGCGGGCTGTGCGATTCGAATTTGCCGcttccaacaatgaagctgaaTATGAGGCCCTTATATTAGGTCTAAACATTTGCTCTGAAGCTGGGGCAAGGACCTTGTCAGTCTTTTCTGATTCCCAACTAATAGTCGGACAAGTGAATGGGGAGTTCGAAACCAAATATGACATCATGAAGATGTATTTACAAAGGGTGAAAGAATTTGTTACCAATTTCGACAAATTTTCACTCATTCATATACCTAGATCAGATAATGCTCAAGCGAATTCCCTTGCAAGGTTGGCTAGTTCAGCTGAAACATCTGATGCACGCAACATCATTTGGGAAGTCCTCCTTAACCCCAGTATCAGCGTCATGGTCTCCACTATCGACAGATCAAAAATATGGATGGAACCTCTCATCAAGTACCTCCAACAAAACATCCTCCCAGAAAGTGAAAATGAAACTCGAATCCtacagaaaaaaataaaagcaaattggtttgaattttatGATGGAATCCTTTACAAAAAATCATATACACATCCACTCTTGAAATGTGTAAGTCCAGAAGAGGGAAATTATATTTTGCGAGAAATTCATGAAGGAGAATGTGGAATACACCAAGGGGTAAGAACAGTGATTAATAAGGTCCTCAGAAGTGGGTATTATTGGCCTTCTCTTTGGAACGATGCAGAAACTTTAATCTTAAGGTGCTCCAAATGCCAATTCTTCTCCAAGGTTGCCATAAAGCCTACTAGTTACCTCACAACAATACAATCCATGTTATCGTTCGACGAATGGGGAACAGATCTCCTTGGTCCATTTCCACAGCAAGGGGTTAGAGAAAATTCATAA